The DNA sequence AAGCGAGCTGACCTTGAACCATTCTGTACAATTAATGACGGTGGCAAGAACCCAGCATTCAGCGTAAAGCATAATTGTAATGTACCAGATCGTTCCGGATATCAAGTCATTCTTGCGGTCTGGAGCATCGCGGATACACCAAATGCATTTTACAATGTAATCGATGCAAACTTTGATGGGACAACTGTTCCGCCTATTGATCCAGGTCCAGTCGATCCTGATCCTACCCCTAATCCTAATCCCGAAACTGACACTTGGAGCAGCACACAAGTTTACGTGGGTGGTAATGAAGTTACGTATAACGGATCTGTATACAAAGCTAAATGGTGGACGCAAGGTGAAAAACCAGGTGATTCGGCTGTTTGGGAACTTGTTACGGACAACGGCAACGTAACACCGGAACCTTCAGCAAATGAATGGAACACTAGTAAAGTCTACTTAGGTGGACATAAAGTCGAGTACAACGGGAACCATTACCAAGCGAAGTGGTGGACACAAGGCGAAAAGCCTGGCAGTTCAGCGGTCTGGGAACTGGTTAAATCTAACGGTAGCGTGGTACCCGATGACTCGACGAATGAATGGAGTGCGAGCAAAGTCTACTTAAGTGGAGATAGAGTGAAGTACACCAGTGTTCTTTACCAAGCGAACTGGTGGACACAAGGAAATAGTCCAGATTCAAGTCGTGAGTGGTCGATTGTAAACTAATTTTGCACATCTGTTAATTAACCATATATTTACATAAAACACTAGTGAGAAGGGCTCGATAACCTCCATTTTCACTGGACTATTTTCGGACCGCTTTCGGCTAACGATTCATGACAGATTTACTGAGGGTCCTTGTGTGGCTAGTTGCCTGTCGCGTTCCTCCAATGCTCAAGTGAAAAATGCGGTTGTTTTGGAAGAAAAGAATAGATGACATACTATGGAGAGTGTAAGTGCCCGAAGATGGAATTTCGGGCACTCTTGCACGTTGTACAATGCGTTCCTTAGTTACTTTTAGTAAAGATTATGCATCTAATCCTGTGACACCCTATAGAAAGTGACACTTTCTTAAAAGTAAATATGAAAAAACCATGGAGAAAGCATCAGCCGCCAAAATTGCATCTTTGGCGGCTTTTCTCCAGGTAAGAAGCCAGCTATTCTTTCGTCCCAAAAAGCTTAGCACTCTGTGTACTTATGCATTTGGAGCGCGAAGGATGAAGGACAACCATACGTGCGACAAAGTCGCATCCCTACACATTCAGACATCACGGTAATCGTACTAGAAGTCATTCAATCCAAGCGATCCCAAAGCGCAACTATACAAGTGCGGCCGGGAGGGATTACGTTGTTTACTGGTTATTTTTAGTTAATCAACAGACGTGCTAGTTTTGTTTTTCTTACCTATGCGCCATTGAATGATCCATTCAATGGCGCATAGGTATTTTTCATGTTCAATTGGTAAGGGATGATTTCACGTTTGTTGATCAACCATTTTATTACATCGGTAACTTGTCGTAAAATCGGGAGAAACCCATTTTCACTTGTACCTTTTCGGCTCGCTCGGAACATAATGGTCACGACGACTTTACCGGTTGGGAAATCCTGTTGCAACCATCTGCCTGCCACGTACCTTCAGTGCTGAAGTGAAAAATGCAAATATAGTAGGTAGTTACTTACATAACAAATTCCCGTCTAATAAACAAATAATTTTAGTGATTCGCCATATATAAGCACCTAAAATCAATTCATTATTTAAGAATGAATAATGAACTTCCACAAGTGAATGTTGCTTTTTGGGATTTTTCGGTGTCACTTACATAACGATTGACCTATCGCAGTCAACGACCTATCCAATGGTTTACAAACATATAGAACACTTGTTACTTTCGGAACATTCGAAAATAGTCTTGCTTTCTTATTATTCATTAGTGTATAGTTTATTCAGATATTGATATTCCATTCAAAAGTATTATATAGAAGGAGGATTTATGGCGAAATTCCATTTAACACCTAACTCTGTACAAGAAATAATCGATACGTATGATGAGGATGTCATTGTTACAAATCGGGAAGGAATTATTATTAAGGCTACACGGATAAGCGGTCAGTATTACGGCATGCAGCCTGAAGAGCTCATTGGAAAATCCGTCTATGATTTGCAATCTGCGGATATCTTTTCTCCCGCTATCACGCCAATGGTTCTTGAACAAAAAAAGAAAGTGATTCTAATACAACAAACGCCTTCAGGAGCAAAAGTACTTATTACTGGGATACCTTTTTTCAATGAACACGGAGAAATTGAATATGTTATTAGCTATTCCTATAACGTTTCGGAATTGCTTGTCATCCAGGAGTATATGAAAGACTTGGAGTTCGAAATGTCAAAAGTACAGGAAGAGCTTAGCTTATTGAGAAAACAATCTCTGACGATAGATGGGCTTGTCATTGAAAGTAAAGAGATCGTAGAAGCGTTTGAAATAGTTTATAGAGTTGCGCCGCTTGATGTTTCCGTAGTGCTAGAAGGCGAACGCGGAACCGGTAAAACGACTATGGCAAAAGTGATACATACGAATAGTTCACGTAAAAATGGTCCATTCATCGAGTTCGACTGTGCAACGATTCCGATTTCAATGTTTGAAAAAGAACTATTTGGCGAAATAACAGGCACTACACAGGATTCAACTATATCTCCTGGTAGCTTATCAATCGCGGGTGGCGGAACGCTCTATTTGAAAAAAATTGATAGATTGCCTATCCATTTGCAAAATAAACTATTAAAAACTTTAAAAGATGGTAGTTTTAAGCCTGTTGGTAGTGAAAAGTCCTACCCACTTGACGTCCGCTTAATTTCTTCTACTGAAACGGATTTGTATGAAGCATCGCAAAGCAACGATTTTATTGAAGAATTATATTTCCTATTAACTATTATCCCTATCCATTTAGAGCCTATACGAATGAGAAAAGAGGATTTGTGCTCCCTCATTTCGAATCATCTCCATCATTTTTCAAAAAAATACAAAACAACTAAACTACTCTCTGACAGCGCTTTCAAACTATTGTTAAAAGTGGAATGGAAAGGTAATATTCATGAACTTCGTAACGTTATGGAACGGATTGTCGTTCAAAGTACACAAAGTACGATTGGCATTGATGATCTACCACCGGAATACCGGTTGCAGGGTGATGATGGACTGACAGATTTCGATTTAGATGGACAAACGCTACCGAGTATATTGGAGCATGTAGAAATGAAAGTATTGGAAAGTGCACGTCATCGATATAAAACAACAACTGCAATGGCAAGAATTCTTGGCATAAGCCAACCTTCCGTCGTGAGGAAGTTAAAGAAATATACTTCTCCAGATGATTGAACAGCGAACAAGACATCGCTTAGAACGCTATTTAATCATGGCAGAGACATAAAAATTATTCATAGTAGATATAGAAGACTAGGAGGATTTATAATGCAAAATGAAATTAGTAAAAAGCAAGATTGGACACATATGGTGGATTCTATCGGAAACTTTCTAGCACCTAGTATGGCGAAAGATCATCCGAATTTGCCTGTTGTAAAAGCTGAAGGTTGTTATTACTACGGGGCGGACGGCAAAAGATATTTAGACTTCACTTCGGGTATCGCGGTTGAAAACGTTGGCCATCGTCATCCTAAAGTGGTGCAGGCAATAAAAGACAGTGCAGATCATCTTATTCACGGTCCCTCAGGTGTCATCATCTATGAATCCATTTTGAGGTTGGCAGCTGAGCTACAGAAAATCCTCCCACCGAAACTGGATAATTTCTTCTTCGCGAACAGTGGAACAGAGGCAATTGAAGGTGCGTTGAAACTCGCTAAATATGTAACGAAGAGACCGTATATCGTCTCATTCACAGGTTGCTTCCACGGCAGATCGATTGGAGCACTTAGTGTCACAACATCTAAAAGTAAATATAGAAAGCATCTACAGCCCTCTTGGCTAACTTATCAACTCCCTTACGCTCTACCAGAATACTTGCCGACGGATGCTGATCCAGATGTTTATTTTGCTGAAAAGCTTGAACGTGATGCAGAGCTACTATTTAACCATCAAGTGGATCCGGAAGAGGTTGCATGTATGATCATTGAGCCGATTATGGGAGAGGGAGGCTATATCATACCACCCGCATCTTGGCTTAAAAAAATCAGAGAAATTTGTGACCGACATGGCATCCTTCTCATATTTGATGAAGTACAAACCGGTTTCGGACGTACTGGTAATTGGTTTGCGGCTCAAACATTCGATGTAAAACCGGATATCATGGCGATTGCGAAAGGAATTGCTGCAGGACTTCCTCTTAGCGCAACTGTTGCTTCCAAAGAACTGATGGAACAATGGCCACTCGGTTCCCACGGGACAACATTTGGTGGAAACCCAATTGCCTGTTCCGCCGCTCTTGCTTCATTGGAAGTAATACAGGAGGAAAAGCTACTTGAAAACACGCAAGAGATGGGCGCATATGCGTTGGCCCGACTGCTGGAAATGAAAGAGCAATTCCCTATCATTCGGGATGTCAGAGGTGTGGGACTGATGATTGGCATCGAACTGGGGGATCCGCAAACTGGAAAACCTTCTGGTCAGACCGTCATGGAAGTACTTGATTATAGTCTTGAAAATGGAGTGCTCTTTTATTTATGTGGAAATTCAGGGGAAGTCATTCGAATGATTCCACCGCTTACAATTAATAAAGAGCAGATTGATGTTGGACTCGCTGTGTTAATAGCAGCTCTTGAAACCTACTCAAACTAAAATGGGGGAAATGGAATGTCAGTTGTTTACAAAAGGGATACTGTTAAATCGAACAACAATGCTTGGAAATTCTTAGTACCATCTATAATTGGTGTTCTTCTATTTCTAACGCCCGTAAAAGTGAACGGCGAGATTACAATAGGTGTGGGTGTCTTGGCATCTGCTCTATTAAAGACATTTGGAGACTGGATTCCGCAATTTATTTTGTTTTTGTTAGGGGTCTCAGTTCTATTGACTGTAGTGACCATTACGCTAAAACCCGGATTTATAATGAAAAACCAGTTCCTGAAGGGTGTATTCCATGTAGGCGCATTCGGAATTATCATGCGCTTCATAGGGCTTGCCGTCGGGATTATGGCATACTTTGAAATCGGTCCTGAATTCATCTCATCACGGAATACAGGAGGAGTTGTACTTTACGACCTGGCTCCTGTCCTGCTAACATGGTTTCTATTTGCGGGAATCCTTCTTCCACTTCTAGTCGAATTCGGATTAATGGAATTTGTCGGATCCTTAGTTGAAAAAGTGATGCGCCCCCTCTTTACATTGCCGGGACGCTCTTCTATTGACACTATGGCTTCTTGGATGGGTGCGGGAACCGTCGGTGTTCTTGTAACAATGAAACAATATGACGAGGGCTATTACACAAAACGTGAAGCCGCAGTCATTGCGACAACATTTTCAATTGCTTCTGTTGCGTTTTCACTTGTAATTGCAAACGTAGTCGGATTGGGGCACTTATTTATAGAATTTTACCTTACTATATCGTTTGCAAGTGTGATTGCAGCATTAATCATGCCACGGATTCCTCCATTATCGCGTAAACCTGATACCTATCACGAACCGATTGGTCAAAGAATTGATGAATCCCAGCCAGAAGGCGTTTCAAAACTTCAATGGGGCTGGATAAAAGCATTAGAAAAAGCGAACACCGCTAAAAGTCCAAAAAAATTGGTTCAAGATGGTGTAGAAACGGTACTGGATATTTGGCTTGGCCTCATTCCACTTGTTATGAGCTTGGGAGCAATCGCCCTTATAGTGGCTGAATATACACCTATATTCAACATTATTTCATATCCAATAGTGCCAATATTGGAACTCATGCAACTACCTGAAGCTGCAAAAGCTGCCCCAACAATGCTTGTCGGTTTCGCAGATATGTTTTTACCTGCAGTCATCGCAAGTGGCATTGAGGCTGAAATTACGAGATTCGTAGTCGCCGCCCTTTCACTGACGCAACTTGTCTATATGTCAGAAATCGGGATTTTGATTTTGCGCTCAAATATTCCGGTCACTTTCCTTGAACTGTTCATTATCTTTATCCAGCGTACAATTATTACGCTTCCTATCATTGTACTTATCGCTCATTTCTTTGTATTTTAACACGTCTGTTGATGAACGATTTATTCGCATAAAGGGCTTGAAAACCTCCATTTTCACCGGACTATTTTCGTGGCCGCTTTCGGCTAACGATTCATGACAGCTTTAAGGAGGAATTGCAATTCATTCCTCCCCAGAGATGTCCCTGTGTGGCTAGAAGTGACTCCGTCACTTCTAGCCACACTTTTTCATTAATCCTGTTATGAGTAGTTGCCTGTCGGGTTCCTACACTGTTCAAGTGAAAAACACAGTTTTTTTGAAAGAAAAGAATAGATGCCTGTCTCTGGAGAGTGTAAGTGCCTCTTGAGTAGTTTCGCACACAGTTACTCGTTTCCAATTTATTTCATACGTAATAGTATTTTTGTAAATGCTGTGAAATCACTTAGGTGATTATCTAAAATGGCCTGCAAAATATCGAGCTGGATGGCTTGATAATCATGCACGGCAATATTTCGAAACCCGACCATATTCATCAATGTTTTTGCTAATGATGCGCCAATGATTCCATCTTCCTCTAATAAGCGAAAAGCCTCTCGACTGGCTTTAGGCAAGCCTAATTTTTTCTCACTGACGAGATGCATCGCTAAATCAATACTTGCCTCACAAGCACGCTGAATGTTTAAAATGATACTATCCTGTTTAGTGAATTCTTTCAAATTGCTTGGATCCTGATTATAAACTTCATTGATTCTCTTCACACAACGCTCAATTGTCATCACTTTATTTAAGATTACTTCATTATTCACCAAAAATACTCCCTCTTTCTTCAATTCCTTGAAGGATTTCAATCCGTTGTTCATTCAATGTCACATACATAGAGTATGCCTTCATTCGCTGTTTAATATATTCATTTTCATCGGCACAATCCATAAGGACTCCCGTAGAAAAAATTTGTACCGCAAATACTGTATCAACTTGCTTAATATCCACTAAATCCACATCAATCTGACATTTCTCAGCTAAATCTCCAGCTACTAAAAAACGCTCATAATTCGTTAAAGTGGTTTCTGAAAAGTACGCAATATCTATATCGCTGTCTTCACGTGCAAGCCCCTTAACATAAGAGCCAAATAATAGAATAAAGGATGGATCTACGTGTTCGTTCAACACTTCTATAATTGTGTTTTCCAGTTGTTTAGATAGCACTTTCCACCCTCCCATAAAAATAAATGTAGTAGTTCTTTCCATTATACAGACTACTTATGAAATTCACACGTTAGTGTCAAGTGAAAGCGCCTTCTAGTTGATTTTCCCAAGCAAATGTATGGCCTTTAGATGGTTTCTATAGTTAAAAACAATTTATTTCTATTTTTGAAAAATGGGTGTATTCTATTTCCTTCAATGTTTAACTGTCGTTTAAAATGAAATGACTAATCAAGAAATTTAATAATTTAATACTAACCAAAACTGTAATAAAAAAAATACTCAATCACTTCCTTTTCTAAGATAACTTATCCTACAAAATGGCCCGATTGAGCGACAGCTGTATTTAATTATCAAGCAAGTTAATATAAAAAATTTCTTTAAATTAACCCATCCACGCCACCCAAACAAAAAATGACCATATAGAAACCGGAAGCCCTATTAAGAAACACGTAATAACACTCACAATAAGGTATTTTTGGGGGATTTTATTGAAAATTAATAGTGAAATAGGGATAATTACATATAATCCAATACTAATGAAAGTTAAGATAGTCATGGCTGTCATTGACTTAATTGTTGGGAACTGTTCATTTAAATCATAAGCTATAACATGACCAAATATACCTAATATAGTTGCAAATATAAGACCTACGATTACAAAAGTACTATAAATCATTTTCTTCATGTCCTCAATTCCCTCTTTTATAATCGCTATTCAATAATCTTACCAGTTTGTTGAACAAGAAACTCGAATATCTCCATTCGCAAACTATCAATTCAATCGCTGAACGGGCTTGTATAGTCCATACACAGCAGGTTTATATAACGCCAGTTCACGGCAGTAGTTAACTCCATTACTCAAGAAAAACTGCCCTGTAAATAAAGGCAGCCGGTTGTTCGACTAAAGCGCCCGTTAGGTCAATAAGAGGTTTTGGTT is a window from the Sporosarcina sp. ANT_H38 genome containing:
- a CDS encoding nucleotidyltransferase domain-containing protein; protein product: MLSKQLENTIIEVLNEHVDPSFILLFGSYVKGLAREDSDIDIAYFSETTLTNYERFLVAGDLAEKCQIDVDLVDIKQVDTVFAVQIFSTGVLMDCADENEYIKQRMKAYSMYVTLNEQRIEILQGIEERGSIFGE
- a CDS encoding sigma 54-interacting transcriptional regulator translates to MAKFHLTPNSVQEIIDTYDEDVIVTNREGIIIKATRISGQYYGMQPEELIGKSVYDLQSADIFSPAITPMVLEQKKKVILIQQTPSGAKVLITGIPFFNEHGEIEYVISYSYNVSELLVIQEYMKDLEFEMSKVQEELSLLRKQSLTIDGLVIESKEIVEAFEIVYRVAPLDVSVVLEGERGTGKTTMAKVIHTNSSRKNGPFIEFDCATIPISMFEKELFGEITGTTQDSTISPGSLSIAGGGTLYLKKIDRLPIHLQNKLLKTLKDGSFKPVGSEKSYPLDVRLISSTETDLYEASQSNDFIEELYFLLTIIPIHLEPIRMRKEDLCSLISNHLHHFSKKYKTTKLLSDSAFKLLLKVEWKGNIHELRNVMERIVVQSTQSTIGIDDLPPEYRLQGDDGLTDFDLDGQTLPSILEHVEMKVLESARHRYKTTTAMARILGISQPSVVRKLKKYTSPDD
- a CDS encoding lytic polysaccharide monooxygenase → MKSRMFTAKPLAVVFGAMLMVVLSLTFSSTVNAHGYVSQPESRGLLCKTGANIDCGGVQYEPQSLEAPGNFPIGGPADGHIAGANIFPKLDEQSKYRWTKVPMKSGANTFEWSLTAAHATTKWDYYITKKDWNPDQPLKRADLEPFCTINDGGKNPAFSVKHNCNVPDRSGYQVILAVWSIADTPNAFYNVIDANFDGTTVPPIDPGPVDPDPTPNPNPETDTWSSTQVYVGGNEVTYNGSVYKAKWWTQGEKPGDSAVWELVTDNGNVTPEPSANEWNTSKVYLGGHKVEYNGNHYQAKWWTQGEKPGSSAVWELVKSNGSVVPDDSTNEWSASKVYLSGDRVKYTSVLYQANWWTQGNSPDSSREWSIVN
- a CDS encoding YjiH family protein → MSVVYKRDTVKSNNNAWKFLVPSIIGVLLFLTPVKVNGEITIGVGVLASALLKTFGDWIPQFILFLLGVSVLLTVVTITLKPGFIMKNQFLKGVFHVGAFGIIMRFIGLAVGIMAYFEIGPEFISSRNTGGVVLYDLAPVLLTWFLFAGILLPLLVEFGLMEFVGSLVEKVMRPLFTLPGRSSIDTMASWMGAGTVGVLVTMKQYDEGYYTKREAAVIATTFSIASVAFSLVIANVVGLGHLFIEFYLTISFASVIAALIMPRIPPLSRKPDTYHEPIGQRIDESQPEGVSKLQWGWIKALEKANTAKSPKKLVQDGVETVLDIWLGLIPLVMSLGAIALIVAEYTPIFNIISYPIVPILELMQLPEAAKAAPTMLVGFADMFLPAVIASGIEAEITRFVVAALSLTQLVYMSEIGILILRSNIPVTFLELFIIFIQRTIITLPIIVLIAHFFVF
- a CDS encoding DUF86 domain-containing protein, translating into MNNEVILNKVMTIERCVKRINEVYNQDPSNLKEFTKQDSIILNIQRACEASIDLAMHLVSEKKLGLPKASREAFRLLEEDGIIGASLAKTLMNMVGFRNIAVHDYQAIQLDILQAILDNHLSDFTAFTKILLRMK
- a CDS encoding aspartate aminotransferase family protein; the encoded protein is MQNEISKKQDWTHMVDSIGNFLAPSMAKDHPNLPVVKAEGCYYYGADGKRYLDFTSGIAVENVGHRHPKVVQAIKDSADHLIHGPSGVIIYESILRLAAELQKILPPKLDNFFFANSGTEAIEGALKLAKYVTKRPYIVSFTGCFHGRSIGALSVTTSKSKYRKHLQPSWLTYQLPYALPEYLPTDADPDVYFAEKLERDAELLFNHQVDPEEVACMIIEPIMGEGGYIIPPASWLKKIREICDRHGILLIFDEVQTGFGRTGNWFAAQTFDVKPDIMAIAKGIAAGLPLSATVASKELMEQWPLGSHGTTFGGNPIACSAALASLEVIQEEKLLENTQEMGAYALARLLEMKEQFPIIRDVRGVGLMIGIELGDPQTGKPSGQTVMEVLDYSLENGVLFYLCGNSGEVIRMIPPLTINKEQIDVGLAVLIAALETYSN